Proteins encoded within one genomic window of Geotalea daltonii FRC-32:
- the dnaE gene encoding DNA polymerase III subunit alpha produces the protein MSQPDFVHLHLHTQYSLLDGAIRLGDLIKKVKGYEMPAVAITDHGNMFGAIEFYTKCKDKGIKPIIGSEVYIAPGSRFSKESGNGHESTSSYHLVLLCQNLQGYRNLSWLVSAGYKEGFYYKPRIDKEILAEHSEGLIALSACLKGEVAYQCGRNRIEDAVATARWYSELFPGRYYIELQENTLPEQDVANKRLLEVASELSLPLVATNDCHYLNREDAKAHEVLLCIQTGKTMNDPNHMHFSAEEFYFKSPQEMAAAFHYAPEAIANTVRIAESCDFELDFKTYHFPQYIKPADKSLDDVLEEQAYEGLKDRLVAVRAKYPDLTADQEKGYYDRLRIELDCIKQMGFPGYFLIVADFINWAKDHGIPVGPGRGSAAGSLVAYSIRITDLDPIPYNLLFERFLNPERISMPDIDVDFCQDRREEVIQYVTEKYGRDKVCQIITFGTMAARGVLRDVGRALDMSYGDVDRIAKLVPEVLGITLEKALQQEPKLNELAEADPRIKELLDVALCLEGLARHASTHAAGVVVAPDVLEAFCPVYKDQKNGSITTQYSMKYVEKIGLVKFDFLGLKNLTVIHNAVKLIRAGKNADFDITVLRDDDEETYKLLQSGNTTGVFQLESSGMQGLLVKLKPSCFEDIIAVCALYRPGPLGSGMVDDFIDRKHGRKKVVYDLPQLEPILKDTYGVIVYQEQVMQISRVLAGYSLGQADLLRRAMGKKDPEVMAKEKIPFLAGAEKQNIDPKKAEAIFDLMAKFAEYGFNKSHSAAYALVAYQTAYLKTHYPVEFMAALLTEDMGSTDKVIKNISDCRDMGIEVLPPDINASDLSFRVLGNSIRFGLGAVKNVGESAIEAILEARKTGSFADIFDFGERVDQRKVNKRVVESLIKCGAFDSTGAKRAPLMAGLEDAMSLGQKIQQERESAQVSLFGVEEMTRGNGNGKGSLPDLPEWDDKFLLNQEKEALGFYITGHPLDRYSAQIRRFASVHTSDFAEIKDKAEVKICGIVVAKKEFITKKGDRMAFVTLEDLHGTVEVVVLAKVYSRVAECLAGDDPILVSGTVEVGEKNIKVIASDVVLLRELTERETRRVHVTVQSGIAREQLESLKGIIKRYPGSCRSYLHIVIPEQSRTTINLPDTCMLSASEDLSLEVKNLLGYNAVSFE, from the coding sequence ATGAGCCAGCCGGATTTCGTACATCTTCATCTGCATACCCAGTATTCGCTGCTGGACGGCGCCATTCGCCTCGGTGACCTGATCAAGAAGGTCAAGGGCTATGAGATGCCTGCCGTTGCCATTACCGACCACGGCAACATGTTCGGCGCCATCGAGTTCTATACCAAGTGCAAGGACAAGGGGATCAAGCCGATCATCGGCAGCGAGGTTTATATTGCTCCCGGCTCCCGGTTCAGCAAGGAGAGCGGCAATGGCCACGAGTCTACTTCGAGCTATCATCTGGTCCTGCTCTGCCAGAACCTGCAGGGCTACAGGAACCTTTCCTGGCTGGTCTCAGCCGGTTACAAGGAGGGGTTTTACTACAAACCGCGCATCGACAAGGAGATACTGGCTGAGCACAGCGAAGGGTTGATAGCGCTTTCCGCCTGCCTCAAAGGGGAGGTTGCCTATCAGTGCGGCCGTAACCGAATCGAAGATGCCGTTGCCACAGCCCGCTGGTATTCCGAGCTTTTTCCCGGCCGCTATTACATCGAACTCCAGGAAAACACCCTTCCAGAGCAGGATGTGGCCAATAAGCGCCTGCTGGAAGTGGCCTCGGAGCTTTCACTGCCGCTGGTTGCCACCAACGACTGTCATTACCTTAACCGCGAGGATGCCAAGGCCCACGAGGTTTTGCTCTGCATCCAGACCGGCAAGACAATGAACGATCCGAACCACATGCACTTTTCGGCCGAGGAGTTCTACTTCAAGTCCCCCCAAGAGATGGCTGCTGCCTTCCATTATGCGCCAGAGGCCATTGCCAATACGGTGCGCATTGCCGAAAGCTGCGACTTTGAGCTTGACTTCAAGACCTATCACTTTCCCCAATACATCAAGCCGGCGGATAAAAGCCTTGATGATGTCCTGGAGGAGCAGGCCTATGAAGGGCTCAAGGATCGGCTGGTGGCGGTGCGGGCCAAATATCCGGACCTGACGGCGGATCAGGAAAAGGGTTACTACGACCGGCTCAGGATTGAGCTCGACTGCATCAAGCAAATGGGCTTTCCCGGTTATTTCCTCATTGTTGCCGACTTCATCAACTGGGCCAAGGACCATGGCATTCCCGTCGGCCCGGGACGCGGTTCGGCAGCCGGTTCGCTGGTTGCCTACTCCATCCGTATCACCGATCTGGACCCTATTCCTTACAACCTGCTCTTCGAGCGGTTCCTCAATCCGGAACGTATATCCATGCCTGATATCGACGTGGATTTCTGCCAGGACCGCCGCGAGGAGGTGATCCAGTACGTCACCGAGAAGTATGGCCGGGACAAGGTCTGCCAGATCATCACCTTTGGTACCATGGCTGCTCGAGGCGTGCTCCGCGATGTGGGCCGGGCGCTGGACATGAGCTACGGCGATGTGGACCGCATAGCCAAGCTGGTGCCTGAGGTCCTGGGCATTACCCTGGAAAAGGCCCTGCAGCAGGAGCCGAAACTGAACGAGCTGGCCGAGGCCGATCCTCGCATTAAGGAGTTGCTGGATGTGGCTCTTTGCCTGGAAGGGTTGGCAAGACACGCCTCTACACACGCAGCCGGTGTGGTTGTGGCGCCTGACGTGCTGGAGGCTTTCTGCCCGGTCTACAAGGATCAAAAGAACGGGTCAATAACCACCCAGTACTCAATGAAGTACGTGGAAAAGATCGGCCTGGTAAAGTTCGACTTTTTGGGCCTCAAGAACCTTACGGTCATCCACAATGCGGTGAAACTGATCCGCGCCGGGAAAAATGCCGATTTCGATATCACTGTCCTGCGCGATGATGACGAGGAGACCTACAAGCTGCTCCAGTCCGGCAACACCACTGGCGTATTCCAGCTTGAATCCTCCGGCATGCAGGGACTGCTGGTCAAGCTGAAGCCATCCTGTTTCGAGGACATCATCGCGGTTTGCGCCCTTTACCGTCCCGGCCCTCTGGGCAGCGGCATGGTTGACGACTTCATCGACCGAAAGCATGGCCGCAAAAAGGTTGTCTACGACCTGCCGCAACTGGAGCCGATCCTGAAGGACACCTATGGGGTCATCGTCTACCAGGAACAGGTCATGCAGATCTCCCGCGTCCTGGCCGGCTATTCCCTCGGCCAGGCCGACCTCCTGCGCCGCGCCATGGGTAAGAAAGACCCCGAGGTCATGGCCAAGGAGAAGATCCCGTTTCTGGCGGGGGCGGAAAAGCAGAATATCGATCCGAAAAAGGCCGAGGCCATCTTCGACCTCATGGCCAAGTTCGCCGAATACGGCTTCAACAAGTCCCACTCCGCCGCCTATGCCCTGGTGGCCTACCAGACCGCCTATCTCAAGACCCACTATCCGGTAGAGTTCATGGCAGCCCTCCTCACCGAGGACATGGGCAGTACCGACAAGGTCATCAAGAACATCAGCGACTGCCGGGATATGGGGATCGAGGTGCTGCCCCCCGACATCAACGCCTCCGATCTTTCCTTCCGGGTCCTGGGAAATTCCATCCGCTTTGGTCTGGGGGCGGTGAAGAACGTGGGTGAATCTGCCATCGAAGCGATACTGGAGGCGAGGAAAACGGGTTCTTTCGCCGATATCTTCGATTTTGGCGAGCGGGTGGACCAGCGCAAGGTCAACAAGCGGGTGGTGGAATCATTGATCAAATGCGGCGCCTTCGATTCCACCGGCGCCAAGCGGGCGCCGCTCATGGCGGGGCTGGAAGATGCCATGTCCTTGGGGCAGAAAATCCAGCAGGAGCGGGAGAGTGCCCAGGTTTCACTTTTCGGTGTCGAGGAAATGACCAGGGGGAACGGCAACGGCAAGGGAAGCCTGCCCGACCTGCCAGAGTGGGATGACAAGTTTCTCCTGAACCAGGAAAAAGAAGCCCTCGGCTTTTACATTACCGGGCATCCCCTTGATCGCTATTCTGCCCAGATCAGGCGTTTTGCTTCCGTCCATACCTCCGATTTTGCCGAGATCAAAGACAAGGCCGAGGTCAAGATCTGCGGCATCGTCGTGGCCAAAAAGGAGTTCATCACCAAGAAAGGTGACCGCATGGCCTTCGTCACCCTGGAAGACCTGCATGGCACGGTGGAGGTGGTGGTGCTGGCAAAGGTCTACAGTCGGGTTGCCGAGTGTCTCGCCGGCGATGACCCCATCCTCGTCAGCGGCACGGTGGAAGTGGGCGAGAAAAATATCAAGGTCATTGCCAGCGATGTTGTACTGCTCAGGGAGTTAACCGAGCGGGAGACGCGCCGTGTTCATGTGACGGTGCAGTCAGGTATTGCCCGTGAACAGCTTGAATCCCTGAAAGGGATCATCAAACGCTATCCGGGTTCCTGCAGATCCTATCTGCATATCGTCATTCCCGAACAATCCAGGACCACCATCAATCTTCCCGATACCTGCATGCTGTCTGCCTCTGAAGATTTATCTCTGGAAGTAAAGAATCTGCTGGGTTATAATGCCGTTTCTTTCGAGTAG
- the wrbA gene encoding NAD(P)H:quinone oxidoreductase, protein MKVLVVYYSMYGHIHRMAEAIVEGAKEVVGAEVVLRRVPETLSHDVLEKMGAVEAQRSMSHIPICTVDELAEADAVIFGSPTRFGNMCGQMRQFLDATGGLWVKGSLIGKVGSVFASSNTQHGGQESTILSFHTTLLHHGMVIVGLPYAFQGQMRNDEITGGSPYGASTVAGTQGERQPTENELAAARYQGKHVASIAYKLVMAR, encoded by the coding sequence ATGAAAGTACTGGTAGTTTATTATTCCATGTATGGGCACATACACCGCATGGCAGAGGCAATTGTTGAAGGGGCAAAGGAAGTAGTCGGGGCGGAAGTAGTGCTCCGCCGAGTTCCGGAAACGCTTTCCCATGATGTACTTGAGAAGATGGGAGCGGTGGAAGCGCAACGGAGCATGTCCCATATTCCCATCTGCACCGTTGACGAGCTGGCAGAGGCCGATGCTGTAATTTTCGGTTCACCGACACGTTTCGGCAACATGTGCGGCCAGATGCGCCAGTTTCTGGACGCAACCGGCGGTCTTTGGGTAAAAGGATCACTGATCGGCAAAGTGGGGAGCGTCTTTGCCAGCTCCAATACTCAGCATGGAGGGCAGGAATCAACCATCCTCAGCTTTCATACTACGTTGCTCCATCACGGCATGGTCATCGTCGGCCTCCCCTATGCATTTCAGGGCCAGATGCGCAATGATGAGATCACCGGGGGGTCTCCCTACGGCGCATCCACCGTTGCCGGCACCCAGGGGGAGCGGCAGCCGACCGAGAACGAACTTGCGGCTGCCCGCTACCAAGGGAAGCATGTGGCATCCATAGCCTACAAGCTGGTGATGGCCCGCTGA
- a CDS encoding nucleotidyltransferase substrate binding protein yields MDRDDIRWQQRFANYNKALAQLKKFVDKGNLSELEEQGVIQAFEYTYELGWNVIRDYLREQGNRNIYGSRDAIREAFALELIVDGDGWMDMLKDRNLTVHTYNEDTARTIAENIVNRYFALFKALEETMQHLADSQGGLNE; encoded by the coding sequence ATGGACAGGGATGACATTCGTTGGCAGCAAAGATTTGCTAACTACAACAAAGCTCTGGCCCAATTGAAGAAATTTGTCGATAAGGGTAATCTGAGCGAGCTTGAAGAGCAGGGAGTTATCCAGGCTTTCGAGTACACCTACGAACTGGGTTGGAACGTGATTCGCGACTATTTGCGCGAGCAGGGCAACCGGAATATTTACGGGTCGCGAGACGCCATCCGAGAGGCATTCGCCCTTGAACTGATCGTTGACGGGGACGGCTGGATGGATATGCTGAAGGACCGCAACCTCACAGTGCACACCTACAATGAAGATACTGCCCGCACCATAGCCGAGAATATCGTCAATCGCTACTTCGCACTCTTCAAGGCATTAGAGGAAACAATGCAACATCTGGCCGATTCCCAGGGCGGTTTGAATGAGTGA
- a CDS encoding pyrimidine dimer DNA glycosylase/endonuclease V: protein MRLWTLHPKYLDQKGLVALWREALLAQAVLNGQTRGYTRHPQLIRFRQTAAPAASIALYLLEVHREALKRGYSFDNTKIGPTEGAELIVATSGQLEYEWVHLKEKLQVRAPSLLMNIQSISLPDPHPLFPIVPGIVAEWERLKE, encoded by the coding sequence GTGCGCCTCTGGACCCTGCATCCCAAATACCTGGACCAGAAGGGACTGGTTGCCCTGTGGCGGGAAGCGCTGCTGGCCCAGGCTGTTCTCAATGGGCAGACCCGGGGCTATACCCGGCATCCCCAATTGATCCGCTTTCGGCAAACGGCTGCTCCGGCGGCTTCCATCGCACTATATCTGCTGGAGGTGCACAGGGAGGCCCTGAAACGGGGCTATTCCTTCGATAATACAAAAATTGGTCCGACGGAGGGTGCTGAACTCATCGTGGCCACTTCGGGACAGCTGGAGTACGAATGGGTTCACCTGAAAGAGAAACTGCAGGTTCGTGCTCCGTCGTTGCTAATGAATATCCAGTCCATTTCCCTTCCAGACCCTCACCCCTTGTTTCCCATTGTCCCCGGCATTGTCGCTGAGTGGGAGCGGCTGAAAGAATAA
- a CDS encoding nucleotidyltransferase domain-containing protein translates to MSDQRFGLKESTIEKINGVFTSCPQIEKVILYGSRAKGNYRHGSDIDLTIIGNELTHPQMLRLANELDDLLLPYKIDLSLFHKITNPNLVEHIRRVGKVFYERTDS, encoded by the coding sequence ATGAGTGACCAGCGCTTCGGTCTCAAGGAAAGCACCATCGAGAAGATAAATGGAGTTTTTACCTCCTGTCCGCAAATAGAGAAGGTCATTCTCTATGGCTCGCGCGCAAAAGGAAATTATCGCCACGGTTCCGACATCGATTTGACTATCATCGGCAATGAGTTGACTCATCCACAAATGCTGCGCCTTGCGAACGAGCTGGATGACCTCCTGCTTCCCTACAAGATAGACCTTTCTCTGTTTCATAAAATCACCAATCCCAATCTGGTGGAGCATATCCGTAGAGTAGGCAAGGTGTTCTACGAAAGAACCGACAGTTAA
- a CDS encoding acetyl-CoA carboxylase carboxyltransferase subunit alpha yields MATQTYLEFEKPLADLERKIQELHELSNDTLDLKTEISKLEKKAEQVQADIYSNLSRWQTAQVARHINRPFTLDYLELIFTEFNELHGDRNFGDDHAIVGGLARLDGEPVMVIGHQKGRDTKEKVFRNFGMPNPEGYRKALRLMEMAERFKLPIITFVDTPGAFPGIGAEERGQAEAIARNLREMSRLTVPIIVVITGEGGSGGALAIAVGDRILMLEHSVYAVISPEGCAAILWSDGTKGEQAAEALKLTAKDIKALEVIDEIVKEPLGGAHRDHETMAKNLHQALARNLKELRKIPAEQLIEERYQKFRKMSRFVE; encoded by the coding sequence ATGGCGACACAGACCTACCTGGAGTTTGAAAAACCGCTGGCAGACCTGGAGCGCAAGATCCAGGAGCTGCACGAACTATCAAACGATACCCTGGATTTGAAGACCGAGATCAGCAAGCTGGAGAAAAAGGCAGAGCAGGTACAGGCTGATATTTATTCCAATCTCAGCCGCTGGCAGACCGCCCAGGTAGCTCGCCACATCAATCGTCCATTTACCCTTGATTATCTTGAGCTTATCTTTACCGAGTTCAACGAGCTGCATGGGGATCGCAACTTTGGAGATGACCATGCCATAGTTGGTGGCTTGGCAAGGCTCGACGGCGAGCCGGTCATGGTTATCGGCCATCAGAAAGGGCGAGACACCAAGGAAAAGGTCTTCCGCAACTTCGGCATGCCTAACCCTGAGGGCTATCGCAAGGCGCTACGTCTCATGGAAATGGCTGAAAGGTTCAAGCTGCCCATCATCACCTTTGTTGACACACCGGGTGCTTTCCCGGGCATCGGTGCAGAAGAGCGGGGGCAGGCCGAAGCCATCGCCCGCAACCTGCGGGAGATGTCACGCCTGACAGTGCCGATCATCGTTGTCATCACCGGCGAGGGGGGCTCGGGGGGGGCGCTGGCCATAGCGGTGGGCGACCGGATTCTGATGCTGGAGCATTCGGTCTATGCGGTTATCTCCCCTGAAGGATGCGCAGCCATTCTCTGGTCCGACGGCACCAAGGGTGAGCAGGCAGCCGAGGCGCTGAAACTGACGGCCAAGGATATCAAGGCGCTGGAGGTCATCGACGAGATCGTCAAGGAACCCCTGGGAGGAGCCCATCGGGACCATGAGACAATGGCTAAGAACCTGCACCAGGCCCTGGCCAGGAACCTGAAAGAGCTGCGCAAGATTCCCGCCGAGCAGCTGATCGAGGAGCGTTACCAGAAATTCAGAAAGATGTCACGGTTTGTGGAATAG
- a CDS encoding pseudouridine synthase, producing the protein MQERLQKILSQAGIASRREAEKIITAGRVAVNGQVVTELGSKADAESDRITLDGKPIRQESRKRYLLLYKPVGYMTTMKDPEGRPIVTDLLKDVKERVYPVGRLDYNTEGLLLLTNDGALANRLAHPSHEVDKGYLVRIRGQASPSQLKHLQMGVDLEDGMTAPAQVSLVRESDHNCWISITIHEGRYRQVRRMCEAVGLTVVRLKRSRYGFLEIGELKPGQYRELSSTEVERLQQGERK; encoded by the coding sequence ATGCAGGAACGCTTACAGAAAATACTTTCCCAGGCCGGCATCGCCTCCCGCCGGGAGGCTGAAAAAATCATTACCGCCGGTCGCGTTGCCGTTAACGGACAAGTCGTCACCGAGTTGGGTTCCAAGGCAGATGCCGAATCAGATCGGATTACTCTGGATGGCAAGCCCATCAGGCAGGAGTCCCGCAAGCGTTATCTCCTCCTTTACAAGCCGGTCGGCTACATGACCACCATGAAAGATCCGGAAGGGCGGCCCATTGTCACCGATCTGCTCAAGGATGTGAAGGAGAGAGTCTATCCGGTGGGGCGGCTCGATTACAACACGGAAGGGCTGCTGCTTTTGACCAATGACGGTGCTTTGGCAAACAGACTTGCACACCCAAGCCACGAGGTGGATAAGGGCTATCTGGTGCGGATCAGGGGCCAGGCGAGCCCTTCGCAACTGAAGCATCTGCAGATGGGGGTAGACCTGGAAGACGGCATGACCGCACCGGCGCAGGTCTCACTGGTGCGGGAAAGCGACCATAACTGCTGGATCTCCATTACCATCCACGAGGGGCGTTACCGCCAGGTGCGCCGCATGTGCGAAGCGGTGGGGCTGACTGTGGTCCGGCTGAAACGTTCCCGTTACGGCTTCCTGGAGATAGGGGAACTCAAGCCGGGTCAGTACCGGGAATTGAGTTCAACAGAGGTTGAGCGCCTGCAGCAGGGAGAGCGGAAGTAG
- the lepB gene encoding signal peptidase I, with protein MEDYKNMTSESAKPELQVKKKHIVREYAESIIIAVILALIIRTFIVQAFKIPSGSMEDTLAIGDHILVSKFIYGTQIPFTSTRLLKIRDPRRGDVIVFEYPEDPSKDFIKRVIGTPGDTIQVIDKKVYVNGKLYENPHEVHKEKDVIPKEQNPRDNTDLITVPTNAYFVMGDNRDRSYDSRFWKFVRNDQIKGLAFIKYWSWDKENFGVRWRSIGKLID; from the coding sequence ATGGAAGATTACAAGAACATGACATCGGAATCGGCGAAACCAGAGCTGCAGGTCAAGAAAAAACACATTGTTCGGGAATATGCCGAGTCCATAATTATTGCCGTTATTCTGGCACTTATTATCCGTACCTTTATCGTCCAGGCCTTCAAGATCCCATCCGGTTCCATGGAAGACACCCTGGCCATCGGCGATCATATCCTGGTCAGCAAGTTCATTTACGGTACCCAAATTCCTTTTACCAGTACAAGATTGCTGAAGATCAGGGATCCCCGGCGTGGCGATGTCATTGTCTTCGAATATCCCGAAGACCCCAGCAAGGATTTCATAAAAAGGGTCATCGGCACCCCAGGCGATACGATTCAGGTGATCGACAAGAAGGTCTACGTCAACGGCAAGCTGTACGAAAACCCCCACGAAGTCCACAAGGAGAAGGACGTTATCCCAAAAGAGCAGAATCCCCGGGATAACACCGATCTGATTACCGTACCGACCAATGCCTATTTTGTCATGGGAGATAACCGGGACCGTTCCTACGACAGCCGCTTCTGGAAATTCGTCAGGAATGACCAGATCAAAGGGCTCGCTTTCATCAAGTACTGGTCATGGGACAAGGAAAATTTCGGCGTACGCTGGAGAAGCATCGGCAAGCTGATCGATTAA